One Pseudomonas entomophila genomic window carries:
- a CDS encoding DUF1615 domain-containing protein, with protein MNGRLLAAGLLCLGLLQGCAGRREEAPENAPAKVRAQLERLLPPQVKDRRGWAEDIQVALQARGIAPSKGNLCAVLAVTEQESTFNADPQVPNLGRIAREEIDRRAARLHIPGLLIDGALRTPSSNGQSYQQRLLTVRSEKQLSALYDEVIDRLPLGRTLLDGLNPVHTGGPMQVSIDFAEQHAKGYPYAYTGTIRQEVFSRRGGMYFGIVHLLGYPTHYDRALYRFADFNAGWYASRNAAFQAALSRATGVALALDGDLIAPGAIMPGTTEQAARKLGVKLGLRNPQIRAQLERENSLDFEDTALYRQVFALAEAKAGKALPRAVLPGIELKSPKITRKLTTAWFAGRVDERYQRCMQR; from the coding sequence CTGAACGGGCGTCTGCTGGCGGCCGGGCTGCTGTGCCTGGGCCTGCTGCAGGGATGTGCCGGGCGCCGTGAGGAAGCGCCTGAAAACGCCCCGGCCAAGGTGCGCGCACAGCTCGAGCGCCTGCTGCCACCTCAGGTCAAGGATCGCCGGGGCTGGGCCGAAGACATCCAGGTGGCGTTGCAGGCCCGGGGCATCGCCCCGAGCAAGGGCAACCTGTGCGCCGTGCTGGCGGTGACCGAACAGGAGTCGACGTTCAATGCCGACCCACAGGTGCCGAACCTGGGACGCATTGCCCGCGAGGAGATCGATCGGCGCGCAGCGCGCCTGCACATTCCAGGCTTGCTGATTGACGGCGCGTTGCGCACGCCCTCGAGCAACGGCCAAAGCTACCAGCAACGCCTGCTGACGGTGCGCAGCGAGAAACAGCTCAGCGCCCTGTATGACGAAGTCATCGACCGCCTGCCGTTGGGGCGCACCTTGCTGGATGGGCTGAATCCGGTGCACACCGGTGGGCCGATGCAGGTCAGCATCGATTTCGCCGAGCAGCATGCCAAGGGCTACCCCTATGCTTACACGGGCACGATTCGTCAGGAGGTGTTCAGCCGTCGGGGCGGGATGTACTTCGGTATCGTTCACTTGTTGGGGTATCCGACCCATTACGACCGGGCGCTGTACCGCTTCGCCGATTTCAACGCCGGTTGGTACGCCAGCCGCAATGCCGCGTTCCAGGCAGCGTTGAGCCGGGCGACCGGGGTAGCGTTGGCGTTGGACGGTGACTTGATCGCACCGGGGGCGATCATGCCGGGCACCACCGAGCAGGCGGCCCGCAAGCTGGGCGTGAAGCTGGGGTTGCGCAATCCACAGATCCGCGCACAGCTGGAGCGGGAAAACAGCCTCGATTTCGAGGACACCGCGCTGTATCGCCAGGTGTTCGCCCTGGCCGAGGCGAAGGCCGGCAAGGCGTTGCCAAGGGCGGTGTTGCCCGGCATCGAGTTGAAGAGCCCGAAGATCACCCGCAAGTTGACCACCGCGTGGTTTGCCGGGCGGGTGGATGAGCGCTACCAGCGCTGCATGCAGCGTTGA
- a CDS encoding hydrolase: MLIDASRATLLVVDIQEKLIGAMSDPEGTRARARWLLAASAELELPTVISEQYPKGLGHTLAELKAASPAAEVVEKLHFSCVAAECLPASLLAREQVIVCGMETHVCVLQTVLGLLAQGKQVFVVEDACDSRTPASKAAGLARMRDAGAQIVTREMVLFELLGSASHPLFRHISKTYLVGEQP, encoded by the coding sequence ATGTTGATCGACGCTTCTCGGGCCACCTTGCTGGTGGTCGACATCCAGGAAAAACTCATCGGCGCCATGAGCGACCCCGAGGGCACGCGTGCCCGGGCGCGCTGGCTGCTGGCGGCCAGCGCGGAGCTGGAATTGCCCACGGTGATTTCCGAGCAATACCCCAAGGGGCTGGGCCATACCCTGGCTGAACTCAAGGCCGCGTCACCTGCCGCCGAAGTGGTCGAAAAACTGCATTTTTCCTGCGTCGCCGCTGAATGCCTGCCGGCCAGCCTGCTGGCCCGCGAGCAGGTGATCGTCTGCGGCATGGAAACCCATGTCTGTGTGCTGCAGACGGTGCTGGGCCTGCTTGCACAGGGCAAGCAGGTGTTCGTCGTCGAGGATGCCTGCGACAGCCGCACGCCCGCCAGCAAGGCGGCGGGGCTGGCGCGCATGCGCGATGCGGGGGCGCAGATCGTCACCCGCGAGATGGTGCTGTTCGAACTGCTGGGCAGCGCCAGCCATCCGTTGTTCCGCCATATCAGCAAGACCTACCTGGTCGGTGAGCAGCCCTGA
- a CDS encoding LysR family transcriptional regulator has translation MIDLRRLRYFLAVADELHFGRAASRLHIAQPPLTRQISALEAELGFRLFDRSTRNVTLTSEGLHFLPYARAVLEQVDLTAAITGKLAAGSAGHLAVGYASSIALSDVFSHTIQAFCSAYPDVQLTVEEGASSTQWSQIVEGRLDIGMSRMQPPANDTQVQAFCLGNEPLVAAIASDSPLARQPQVTLAELSAYPLIAFPTDYGSGLNEIIQTLYRRNGLTPRPAPTGKQITSIIALVAAGRGVAVVPQCTRTLVRSGVTYLPLDEPGATVPLLVLTRRHERSPLVRAFVEVIERTLREK, from the coding sequence TCGCCCAGCCCCCGCTGACCCGGCAAATCTCGGCGCTCGAGGCGGAGCTGGGTTTCCGCCTGTTCGACCGCAGCACCCGCAATGTCACCCTCACCTCCGAAGGCCTGCATTTCCTGCCGTATGCGCGCGCTGTGCTGGAGCAGGTCGACCTGACGGCCGCCATCACCGGCAAGCTGGCGGCGGGCTCGGCGGGTCACCTGGCCGTCGGCTATGCCAGCTCCATCGCCCTGTCGGATGTGTTCAGCCACACCATCCAGGCGTTCTGCTCGGCCTATCCGGATGTGCAACTGACTGTCGAGGAAGGCGCATCGAGCACCCAGTGGTCGCAGATCGTCGAGGGCCGCCTGGACATCGGCATGAGCCGCATGCAACCGCCAGCCAATGACACACAGGTGCAGGCCTTCTGCCTGGGCAACGAGCCGCTGGTGGCGGCGATTGCCAGCGACAGCCCCCTCGCCCGCCAGCCACAGGTGACCCTGGCCGAGCTGAGCGCCTACCCGCTGATTGCGTTTCCGACCGATTATGGTTCGGGGCTGAACGAGATCATTCAAACCCTCTACCGGCGCAACGGGCTGACGCCACGGCCGGCGCCTACCGGCAAGCAGATCACCTCGATCATCGCCCTGGTCGCCGCTGGCCGGGGGGTGGCCGTGGTACCGCAGTGCACACGCACACTGGTACGCAGTGGCGTAACCTATCTGCCGCTGGACGAACCCGGCGCCACGGTGCCGCTGCTGGTGCTGACCCGCAGGCATGAGCGCAGCCCGCTGGTGCGGGCATTCGTGGAGGTCATAGAGCGTACGTTGCGGGAGAAGTGA